A single Cucumis melo cultivar AY chromosome 4, USDA_Cmelo_AY_1.0, whole genome shotgun sequence DNA region contains:
- the LOC127148944 gene encoding uncharacterized protein LOC127148944 → MDFIDGLPKSAGFEAIFVVVNRMSKYAYFKALKHPYTAKSVAELFVKEVVRLHGYPRSIVFDRDRELLPPLLYYGDVATPNSTLDQQLKDRDIALGTLKEHLRIAQEKMKKHADLRRRTVEFQIDDMIFLKLRPYRQLSLRRKHNEKLSPKYFGPYRVLEKIGPVAYKLDLPSIAAIHPVFHVFQLKRVLGDHTQVQQLDSYLTENHEWMTQPDEVYGYRKNPNTNDWEVLISWKGLPPHEATWEDCNDFKHQFPDFHLEEKVDLEEESSVKPPILFTYNRRNNRRNKGKWAQDMLVREVKENLEGGNCSGGPNS, encoded by the exons ATGGACTTCATAGATGGTTTGCCTAAGTCCGCTGGTTTTGAAGCTATATTTGTAGTGGTAAATAGAATGAGTAAATATGCATACTTCAAGGCACTCAAACACCCCTATACGGCTAAATCTGTGGCAGAGCTCTTTGTGAAGGAAGTTGTTAGGTTACATGGTTACCCAAGATCCATTGTTTTTGATCGGGACAGAGA GCTTCTACCTCCTTTGCTTTATTATGGAGATGTGGCAACCCCCAACTCTACTCTTGATCAGCAGCTCAAAGATAGGGACATTGCCTTGGGAACTTTAAAGGAACACTTACGCATAGctcaagaaaaaatgaaaaaacatgCGGATTTGAGGAGAAGAACTGTGGAATTCCAAATTGATGATATGATTTTCCTAAAACTCAGACCATATAGACAGCTATCACTGCGAAGGAAGCACAACGAAAAATTGTCTCCAAAATACTTTGGTCCATACAGAGTGTTAGAAAAGATAGGTCCAGTAGCTTATAAGCTGGATTTGCCTAGTATAGCAGCTATTCATCCGGTTTTCCACGTATTTCAGCTGAAGAGAGTGCTAGGGGATCATACTCAAGTACAACAGCTTGATTCTTACCTAACAGAAAACCATGAATGGATGACACAACCAGATGAAGTATACGGGTACAGAAAGAATCCTAACACAAACGACTGGGAGGTGCTGATAAGTTGGAAAGGGTTACCACCTCATGAGGCCACATGGGAAGACTGTAATGACTTCAAACATCAGTTTCCTGACTTCCACCTTGAGGAGAAGGTGGATTTGGAGGAGGAGAGTAGTGTTAAACCACCAATATTATTCACATATAATAGGAGAAATAATAGGAGAAATAAGGGGAAGTGGGCACAGGATATGTTAGTTAGAGAGGTGAAGGAGAATTTGGAGGGAGGAAACTGTAGTGGTGGGCCCAACAGTTAG